The Thermosipho japonicus region GGAGAAAAAATGGGATCACTTACAATTATCAAAAGACATAATCTTGTAGAAAAAAGTGTTTTTAATAGAAAACCTTTTGTCATTGATCACCCTAAAATACAACCAACTTTTGCCCTATACAGAATTGCGTCTATTTTAACAAAAAAAGATATTTCATACAAAGAAAACATATTAGACAAAATTCTCTCTTTTTTCAGGAGTGAGCATGAATGACCATTATTGAATTTATAAATAAAAACTTGAGTGGTATATATTTATTAGCAAAGGATCATAATAAAAATGATTATCAAGTAAGACTAATTAATATCCAAAAAACTGGAATTGTTGAAATAGAAAGCAATGATCTGTTCAATATTGGAAAAACCTTGCAATTAAATATTCCAGTAAAAGAAGCTCTATTACTTATTGTTGGTGAAGTATTTGATATTAAAGAAAAAAGATATTTTTTAAAAACTCATGAAAAAGTCGGAATAATTCAAAGGCGCAAAGAAAAAAGATATCCATATTTTAAAAGAGCTATTTTTTCCAATAACAAATTACTTATAATTGATGTCTCAAAATCTGGAATGCAAATTTTTTCAGAAAAAGAAATGGAATTAAAATCAAATTATGAAATAACAATCGATGATAAAAAAATTAATATTATTCCTATGTGGAGAATATATGAAGAAGAAATATATAGAATTGGATGTAAAGTCTCCAATGAATCTTTAAACTTATGGAATAACATACTAAATATTTAGAAAGGGTGCAGCCAATGGCATCATATGTAACAAATATTCCTGTTGAAAAGGCATTAAAAATTGGCCTTCCTGGAGTTGTTGAAATTACAATGGTAAAAGAATTAGAAGGTACTTATAAAACATCCATTGCCGATATGGAACTTTCAAAAAAAATAATTTACTTGTCTATACCTACATATAAAGGCAGGATGATTCCTATTCCAAAAGGTGTAAGAATGAATGTCAAAATATTTGATAAAAGTTCTATGTTTTCATTTACAACTGTTTCCCTGGGTGTTATAAAAAGAGATAATCTTTACATGCTTCCTGTGATTGCACCTATTGAAGTTAAAAAAACAGAAAGAAGAAAATTCAAAAGAATCCCATTATATGTATATGGAATTTTAAAAAAATCATTGGATGAAAATTCAGAAGCTATACAATTTTTAACAAAAGATTTTAGCGCTGGTGGAATTAAATTTGTTACAAATACAATATTAAAAGAAGGAGACATAATATATGTAACTCTGAATCTCGATGATGAATTACAAATAGAAAATCAAAAAGCAAAAATTGTAAGAGTAGATCAAAAAACAGAAGAAGGATATCAATATGGAGCCCAGTTCATAGACGTTCCTAGGCAACTTGAAAATAAAATGGTAAGGTTTGTTTTTCAAAAAGAAATTAAGGCAAAAAAATAGGAGGGATTATAATGCTTGAAAAATTAAATGACTCTCAACTTGATTTTTTAAAGGAAATAGGAAATATTGGTTCTGGAAATGCTGCTACCGCGCTTTCAACCATGATTGGAAAAAAAGTAGATATATCTGTCCCTTCGACAAAGGTTGTACCTATTTCACAAATTCCTTTTATCTTTGAAAACCCTGAAGAAATAGTTTGTGCAATAAAAATGAAAATGAGAGAAGATGTTGAAGGTGAAATCCTTTTAATCCTGAACTCTAAAACAGTAAAAGAAATAACTAAAATATTGACTGGAAATAGTTTAGAAGATATTACTAGTCTTGATGAGTTTTCCTCTTCAATGCTTAAAGAAATTGGAAATATAATGTGTGGTTCATATGTTACAGCACTTTCGGGATTTACAAGTTTTTTTATAAACCCAGATCCACCTGAGCTTGCCGTTGATATGATTAGTGCAGTTTTGGCTGAGGTATCCTTATCTGTATCAACAACTGAAGATTACATTCTGTTAATTGAAACCTCAATAAAAATTGAAGGTATTGATAAAGAATTAACAGGATACCTGCTTTTACTCCCAAATGAAGAATCATTGGAAAAAATACTAAAAAAATTGGGGATGTGGAATTAATGCCAATCAAGTCAAAGAAAATTATTGGTATAGGAGATTATGCCGTTGGTGATAAAAATACAATTCTTGTAACGTTAGGTCTTGGATCATGTGTGGGTGTATGTATAAGAGACAAAAATAAATTGATCGGTGCAATGGTACATGTTATGTTACCTGATAGCGATGGAAAAGACGTTAACAAACCTGGAAAATATGCAGATACTGGGATTAAAATAATAGTTGAAGAACTCAAAAAATTAGGTGCAACTACATTTGAAGCTAAAATTGCTGGTGGTGCTTCTATGTTTGAAAAATCAGCAATGGATGTGGGAAAAAGAAATGTGGAAGCTGTCAAAAAATGGCTTTCAAAATTTGGAATTCGAATTGTTTCCGAAGATACAGGCGGGAATCGTGCAAGAAGTATTGAATATGATATAGAAACTGGAAAATTAATGGTAAGAAAAGTTAAAACTGGTGAAAACGTGGAGGTAATTGAAATTTGATAAATAAAGAAGCATTAGTAAGAGAATATCTACCGTATATAAAAAAAATTGCATACGATTTGAAAAGAAATCTTCCTCACAATGTGGAAGTTGATGATTTGGTACAGGAAGGTTTAGTTGCGTTTTTACAAGCTATAGAAAAATTTGACCCTAAAAAAGGAGCAAAATTAAGATCATACCTGCTTACCCGTGTAAAGGGAGCAATGTATGACTATCTTAGAAAAATCGACTGGATGCCAAAAAATTTAAGGCATGATATAAAATTAGTTGAAGACGCAATTGTAAATATGGAATCTGACAGTAATGATATAGATTTTGAAAAAATAGCTAAAATTACTAATTTGCCTATTGAAAATGTTAAACGTGCCTACAATGAATTAACTAGAAAACAACTTCTAATGTTAGATAGCTACATTTCCGATGATTCTGAGCTAATTGATAAAATTGCTTCAGATGAAAATCCTTATTCATATGCAATTAACGAATTATTAAAAGAACAACTTATTGAGGCGATAAAAAAATTAGACGATAAGGAGCAGTTGCTACTAAGTCTTAGATTTGAGCATGAACTTTCACTAAAAGAAATCGGAAAAGTTTTAAACGTCACAGAATCCAGAGTGTCTCAATTACTTGCTAAAACATTAGCAAAGTTAAAGAAATATTTAGGGGGGGAATAATATGGACCCTATTGAATTACATCCAATCTATACAAGAGCAAGCGTAGAAAAATCTGCTCACTTTAGTAATTTACAAAATTATGCAAATGTTTTATCAGAAATTAATGCAAATCAATTAAAAGAAAAAATAAAACGAGAACAAAGTTCACCAAAAGTTGTTGAAAAAACATCAAGCAATTTAATCAAAAATTCTACTGAAAAAAATGAAAACAAGAACAATCAATTTTATAATAAAGAAGGAAAGAAAAATAAAACAAAAGAGGATATTATCAAAACTGAAAATAATCATATACTGGATGTGAGAATTTGATCGGTTATCTCTCTGTAAAAAAAATATTAGATAAATACATTGGTGGAATATTAATAATCAATGATAAAGGAATCCCTGTGGAATTTAAATACACAGAACCAATTATCCCCACAGCAATACAAAAAATCATATATGGTTCTTCGCTAGAAGAATACCTTAGCACAGAAATAATTGGTAAAACACTAATTGAAAAAATTGAAAATAAACCAGAAATTATATTTGTTGACAGTCAAGAACTATTATCACTCGAGAATGTAGTTTTTTTAGCTGAGCTTAAAACTCCAACTGAAGAATCATTGGAAATAAATAATAGATATTTTAAAATAATACCATTAAAGGAGAATGTTAAAAGCATCTTAATTGATATATCAGAAAAAATAGATATTACAGAACCTTTTTCAAGACTTGAAAAGGCGTTGAATTACGTATGCGGATCATAAAAAATATTGTAGAAACATTAAAAATGGAACTTGGATTTATAAAAGTTAATAATCTTGACCTTGAGTTGTCGGCAAATGCTTCCGAAAGTTCGATAATTTTGAGTACAAAAACCTTAGATAAAACATTAAGAACAAAGGTTCTAAGGTTAGGATTTGAAAACAAAGCGAATGTAAAAAATGAAGTGATAGAAAAAAATATTATTCAAATAAAAGATATTGCGTTTTCTGGGAAAAATTTAAAGCTAAACGAATTAACCTTTAAAAACTTTCCTAAAGTTAAAAATCAAATCTTAACATTTAACATTCCTTATTGTACTAAAACACAAATATTGATAAAGAATATAAAAATAAATAAAACTAGTAAGTTCAAAGTCAAAATTAATAAAAATTATATTTCTCCAATATATACTATAACATTTCTTCCTACACCTTCTGTAAAGAAAGAAAAAATTTTAAGATTGC contains the following coding sequences:
- a CDS encoding PilZ domain-containing protein; its protein translation is MTIIEFINKNLSGIYLLAKDHNKNDYQVRLINIQKTGIVEIESNDLFNIGKTLQLNIPVKEALLLIVGEVFDIKEKRYFLKTHEKVGIIQRRKEKRYPYFKRAIFSNNKLLIIDVSKSGMQIFSEKEMELKSNYEITIDDKKINIIPMWRIYEEEIYRIGCKVSNESLNLWNNILNI
- a CDS encoding flagellar brake protein — its product is MASYVTNIPVEKALKIGLPGVVEITMVKELEGTYKTSIADMELSKKIIYLSIPTYKGRMIPIPKGVRMNVKIFDKSSMFSFTTVSLGVIKRDNLYMLPVIAPIEVKKTERRKFKRIPLYVYGILKKSLDENSEAIQFLTKDFSAGGIKFVTNTILKEGDIIYVTLNLDDELQIENQKAKIVRVDQKTEEGYQYGAQFIDVPRQLENKMVRFVFQKEIKAKK
- the cheC gene encoding CheY-P phosphatase CheC codes for the protein MLEKLNDSQLDFLKEIGNIGSGNAATALSTMIGKKVDISVPSTKVVPISQIPFIFENPEEIVCAIKMKMREDVEGEILLILNSKTVKEITKILTGNSLEDITSLDEFSSSMLKEIGNIMCGSYVTALSGFTSFFINPDPPELAVDMISAVLAEVSLSVSTTEDYILLIETSIKIEGIDKELTGYLLLLPNEESLEKILKKLGMWN
- the cheD gene encoding chemoreceptor glutamine deamidase/glutamate methylesterase CheD, with product MPIKSKKIIGIGDYAVGDKNTILVTLGLGSCVGVCIRDKNKLIGAMVHVMLPDSDGKDVNKPGKYADTGIKIIVEELKKLGATTFEAKIAGGASMFEKSAMDVGKRNVEAVKKWLSKFGIRIVSEDTGGNRARSIEYDIETGKLMVRKVKTGENVEVIEI
- a CDS encoding sigma-70 family RNA polymerase sigma factor, with the protein product MINKEALVREYLPYIKKIAYDLKRNLPHNVEVDDLVQEGLVAFLQAIEKFDPKKGAKLRSYLLTRVKGAMYDYLRKIDWMPKNLRHDIKLVEDAIVNMESDSNDIDFEKIAKITNLPIENVKRAYNELTRKQLLMLDSYISDDSELIDKIASDENPYSYAINELLKEQLIEAIKKLDDKEQLLLSLRFEHELSLKEIGKVLNVTESRVSQLLAKTLAKLKKYLGGE